A DNA window from Hemibagrus wyckioides isolate EC202008001 linkage group LG11, SWU_Hwy_1.0, whole genome shotgun sequence contains the following coding sequences:
- the LOC131361862 gene encoding heme oxygenase-like, whose protein sequence is MEADKQKVQCEKVQVTDSDLSEQIKAVTKESHVRAENTELMLSFQKANISLQQYKLLLCSLYKIYEALEEELDRNASHESVTPIYFPQELARMEALKKDLEHFYGQDWREKMIVPAATLRYAQRLREIGSENPEYLVAHAYTRYLGDLSGGQVLGRITQKALGLKNGEGLAFFTFPAVSSPNLFKQLYRSRMNSIELTETQREGVLEEAVRAFEFNIQVFDELQKLLSVSEKSELRQRHKTHNLKTPDVRVSPALSSSLTSGSQLLRMLLGVCFALAVGMGMYAL, encoded by the exons ATGGAGGCAGATAAGCAGAAAGTTCAGTGTGAGAAGGTTCAGGTCACAGACAG tgATCTGTCTGAGCAGATAAAGGCTGTGACTAAAGAAAGTCACGTCCGAGCCGAGAACACGGAACTGATGCTGAGCTTCCAGAAAGCAAACATCAGCCTGCAGCAATATAAG CTCCTGCTCTGCTCCTTGTACAAGATCTATGAAGCTCTGGAAGAGGAACTGGACAGGAACGCGTCCCATGAAAGTGTCACACCGATTTACTTCCCTCAGGAACTGGCCAGGATGGAGGCCCTGAAGAAAGATCTGGAGCACTTTTATGGTCAGGACTGGAGAGAGAAGATGATCGTCCCGGCTGCTACACTGAGATACGCTCAGAGATTGAGAGAG ATTGGCAGCGAGAATCCTGAATACCTGGTGGCTCACGCTTACACTCGCTACCTGGGTGACCTGTCAGGTGGACAGGTGTTGGGCCGTATTACCCAGAAGGCTTTAGGACTGAAGAACGGTGAGGGCTTGGCGTTCTTCACGTTTCCTGCCGTCAGCAGCCCGAATCTGTTCAAGCAGCTGTACAGAAGCAGGATGAACAGCATCGAGCTGACAGAGacgcagagagagggagtgctGGAGGAAGCCGTCAGAGCCTTCGAGTTCAACATCCAG GTGTTTGATGAACTCCAGAAACTGCTGAGCGTCTCCGAGAAGAGTGAACTGAGGcagagacacaaaacacacaacctcaagaCTCCAg ATGTCCGAGTGAGTCCAGCGCTTTCCTCCTCACTGACCTCCGGCTctcagctgctcaggatgctgcTCGGAGTGTGTTTCGCTCTGGCAGTCGGAATGGGAATGTATGCCCTCTAA
- the LOC131361863 gene encoding heme oxygenase-like, with the protein MEADKQKVQCEKVQVTDSDLSEQIKAVTKESHVRAENTELMLSFQKANISLQQYKLLLCSLYKIYEALEEELDRNASHESVTPIYFPQELARMEALKKDLEHFYGQDWREKMIVPAATLRYAQRLREIGSENPEYLVAHAYTRYLGDLSGGQVLGRITQKALGLKNGEGLAFFTFPAVSSPNLFKQLYRSRMNSIELTETQREGVLEEAVRAFEFNIQVFDELQKLLSVSEKSELRQRHKTHNLKTPDVRVSPALSSSLTSGSQLLRMLLGVCFALAVGMGMYAL; encoded by the exons ATGGAGGCAGATAAGCAGAAAGTTCAGTGTGAGAAGGTTCAGGTCACAGACAG tgATCTGTCTGAGCAGATAAAGGCTGTGACTAAAGAAAGTCACGTCCGAGCCGAGAACACAGAACTGATGCTGAGCTTCCAGAAAGCAAACATCAGCCTGCAGCAATATAAG CTCCTGCTCTGCTCCTTGTACAAGATCTATGAAGCTCTGGAAGAGGAACTGGACAGGAACGCGTCCCATGAAAGTGTCACACCGATTTACTTCCCTCAGGAACTGGCCAGGATGGAGGCCCTGAAGAAAGATCTGGAGCACTTTTATGGTCAGGACTGGAGAGAGAAGATGATCGTCCCGGCTGCTACACTGAGATACGCTCAGAGATTGAGAGAG ATTGGCAGTGAGAATCCTGAATACCTGGTGGCTCACGCTTACACTCGCTACCTGGGTGACCTGTCAGGTGGACAGGTGTTGGGCCGTATTACCCAGAAGGCTTTAGGACTGAAGAACGGTGAGGGCTTGGCGTTCTTCACGTTTCCTGCCGTCAGCAGCCCGAATCTGTTCAAGCAGCTGTACAGAAGCAGGATGAACAGCATCGAGCTGACAGAGacgcagagagagggagtgctGGAGGAAGCCGTCAGAGCCTTCGAGTTCAACATCCAG GTGTTTGATGAACTCCAGAAACTGCTGAGCGTCTCCGAGAAGAGTGAACTGAGGcagagacacaaaacacacaacctcaagaCTCCAg ATGTCCGAGTGAGTCCAGCGCTTTCCTCCTCACTGACCTCCGGCTctcagctgctcaggatgctgcTCGGAGTGTGTTTCGCTCTGGCAGTCGGAATGGGAATGTATGCCCTCTAA